In the genome of Hevea brasiliensis isolate MT/VB/25A 57/8 chromosome 14, ASM3005281v1, whole genome shotgun sequence, the window aagttTAATATACATGCTCTAATCAACTTGTTTTACCATGCAGATTTTGGGCAAGCAGTGCTTTACTGTCTTAGTGCTATTCAACCTTGTTTTCATCGCTGCCTTTTACCCTGTTGTAGATATCTTTTATAATCCTCGTTCTAGACTTGCTGGACCATATTCTAAAACAAAATGCACAAGAGCACTCCAATCAACCCCTCAGGAAGCGGAATTACGTGCTATTACATGCATTTATGAAGAAGATAATGTCCCTGGCATGCTTGCTTTACTGGAAGCAGTCAACCAGAAAGCAGCTATTAGTCCTTTATGTGCATATGTGATCCATGTGATTGAGCTTGTTGGTCGAACTACTCCAATATTAATGCCTTACAAGGGTGATGACAAGGATTTAGGACATAATAGTTCGTCGTCGTCGTCCTCTAGGATTATGCATGCTTTTATAAATTACTCCAACAACACGCTCGGTCATGTGACAATACAACCATTCAGTATGGTTGCTCCATTCAAGACCATGCACAACTTTGTCTGCAACCTTGCCGAGGATAGACATGTTCCTTTCATCATTGTTCCTTTCCATGAAAACCAAATACCTACAGATTTCGTTGTACAACAAACCCTAATCCAAGATTTTAATGTTCAGCTTCAAGAACATGCTCCTTGCACTGTTGGAATCTTATTAGACAGAGGATTGCGTTGTCAAATCAAGTTACTAGATAGCTTCACTTGCAAAGTTGCTGTGTTCTTTGTGGGTGGTGTTGATGATCGCGAGGCCTTGGCACTTGCAATAAGGATGTCAGCAAATCCTAATGTGAACATCACCCTGTTGAGAATTAAGTACTCCACAAATGATCACAAGGGCATAAAAATTACTGAAAGCCAGTTGGATGATCTTTTAGTTAATGAATTTGTAGAGAAAAATGTTAACAACAGTCGCGTTGTCATTCGTGAGGAGGTAGTAAATAACAGCTTACAAATGCTAAATGTGATTCATTCTTTAAGGAACAAGCATGACTTTGTTATGGTGGGAAAGAAATCAGGTGCAACTCAATTTGAGCAAGAAATGATGGAATGGGTTAAATATCCAGAGTTGGGTGCTATTGGTGATCTTCTTGCTTCAACTGATTTTTATGACAAAAAGATGTCGGTGTTAGTCCTGCAACATTGTAAGAGTGTTAGATGATGAATTTGGGACTCCTCAATTcgcaattttttttgtttatttatttatttattttgcagCCATTGAAATTATGATAGAACCTTGAATGGACAGTAGATTTAAAATTGTAAATTCATATCTAAAttgaatttcattcattcattcattctttctttctttctttctttcttcctttttaaCTCTTAATTTCAACTCTATTTGAGCAAGAAATGATGGAATGGGTTGAATAATTACATTATTACAATTAGTCTTCCCGCCATATATAAATGGAGTGCGAGGGTATCAAACTTGAAATCCTacaatcttcatttattaaataTCAGCAATGGGAATGCAAATATTACGCCTATTAAACTTCCTAACaagctaaataaataaattaaaattcataagtTGATAGGAACTTACCAAAAAATAGTCCAAGATGAAAACATATGAACAAATCAAGTTTTGAAAGACATAATTTGAACCAACTTAATCTGATGAGACTGTTACCTACATTGGTTTATTGCATTCAACATAACCCACGAATGATCACCTTTCATGAAGAGAACTATCAGATTCAATGACAGAGCTAGGAGGGTTTGGTGGTGTCATGGCCAGCCTATTACTcacatatttttataaataaaaaatattataggtAGATATATATAAAGTGTTGTTCATCTGAAAATAAATCGTGGCTTCTGTCATTGATCAAATCCAAACATTAGCCAAAACCACATTTTTCTAGAGCAATGCAAATGTGTTCTATGCTGAAACATGAGTATCCTAAAGAAGCAACAGCAAAGCAATATGGTAGAGTAATAAAGAGAGATTATTAGATGGGTAGAGAGAGGGACCAAAATGGTTCTTTTGGCCGGATCATAGGCATAAATTAGATGGATTTGACCAATATTTGCCTTTTATTTGGATTTTGGGTTTATTTGGCAGTTAAAAACCTTTTGACTATTGACTTTTGACTTTGACTATGTACATCTATCAATAATTTATGATAATGTTTGTTGGAAGCAGGTTGACTAATTCGTTGAGATCCAAATTGAAAGATTACAATTAATTTAATTCATGTAATTTATCATTTTtcttatttagatttaatttattatgattattataaaaaataattaattttatcatcaattattataattaactaaaatcaATTACTGTTAATAATCTATTTTATaatctatttattattttatttttttttagtaaaataattaatttttaaaaaatttaataattattttataattaattattaaaattgattggtaataacaattgattttaaaatcggttgctattagcaaccgatTAAGAAATTGATTACTAAATTTTGTTACTAATAGTAacctattttaaaattaattatcacAGCAATCGATTTAGAGAATCGATTACTAAATTAAAAGATTATTTTAATTGGCTTTAAAATTAGTAACTGACTtataattaattacaaaaattaacaataaatttacaatttgtCATTATTTGTAATCAATTTCTTAtcggttgctaatagcaatcgaATTTTACAATCAATTGTAAATTGGTTGCTAAATTTTTTCCCTAAGaaatttttgctttttttttttttcctttttttgatTTACAACCAATTTGCGAATCGATTGCTAACAATAATCGATTTTTATAACTGATTTTGTAACTGATTTTTCCTTCAAAAAAACTCctgttcatttttttattttcttttttttatttacaatcaaTTTGTAAATCGGTTGCTAACAGCAACCGATTTTGCAATCGGTTTTTCTTCTCTAAAAATTtttgcttaatttttttatttttaatatttggaACCAATTTGCGAATCTATTGCTAACAGTAATTGATTTTTGAaaccaattaaaattaattgttattAACAACTGATTTTGCAATCGATTTTTTCCGTCAAATAATTTCCacccatttttttttattttgatttgcaaCCAATTTACAAATCGATTGTTGTTAGCAGTAGATTTTTGTAACTAATTAAAATCGATTACTATTAAAAACCGATTTTATAATCAATTATGAATCTGTTGTaaaatttttccctaaaaatttcagctcaatttttaaaagaaattaaaaaccgATAATAAGTTGCTAAAATCAGTTATTAATTTGCTTATATAAACTACCATTCATTTTATTTTCCCACTACtcatttttttctctctttcttccattttctctcatttttcttcatcttcttttttattcttattttttttatttatcatattttcttttctaacatatttactttatcattttttctttttcatctattttctttatcattttttttctcatctatttcctttttcatctttttctttctcatatattttcttcttcttcatctttttctttctcatctatttcttTTTCATCATCTTTCTCTTTATCATTTactttcttcatcatctttttctttcccatcttttttatttaatttatttttcttttacataaaataaaaatttttgtacaaatatattttttgttagtaaattatttgtagtattagtttttagtaatttttttttataatatatatatatatatatacatatatatatatatggtaatttTAGTAATTTGTCTTGTAAATATgtttttgtatttaattttttgttaatattttttataatagttattatttgtaattttttataatatttttatattcatttttagtactaattttcattaataatttattattttagtaatttttaaaaattttatttatttgaatttttatttgaaaatttaattttttttataatttttataaaattagcaaCTAACTTCTCAGTTGTTAAATTAGTTGCAAATAACAACTAATTTATAAAATGGTtgtaaaattgtaaaattaaatGCACTAAATTTTTTGTAACTAATTATGTTTTGATCGCGATTACAATCGATTTCAGTTGCTACTAGTAATCGATAGTTTTTTACTAAAAGTTTTACTTTTAAGTTTAATTAACTTCAGTTGCTATTTACAATCGATTTGATTGTTAGTTGCTATTTGCAACCGATTTAATTGTCGGTTGCTAGCTGTAACCGAGCTTATTGTAACTAACTAAATCGGTAGCTAAATCGATTAGCAATTGATTTAATAGATTAACAATCGATTCGGTCGATTGCTAATCCTATTTTTTTAGTGGATTTAAAATATAAAGTATATAATGAGATTTACTTACTAAATATATAAGTTTTatatatttgtattttaaatttataatgactcaatatagataaaaaaaattttctataatttacATATTTAAACAGCTGCGAACAATTGATATCACTTAGTGAATGAGAAAAATTAGATATCTCATAATAATCTGTATATATAAATGCTTAATTTTGTCAAATTGATTCTAGCGATAATCACCAAGTACTTTAAATGTATATTTTTATATACTTCTTACAAAAATTTCCAATAGCTAAAGTCCATTTATTTTGGctgtttcataaaaattatatttaattgaattaactataattaatacctaaaaatcatgaaaatagAATAAGAAATTaactataaattataattttattattgttgtataagaatataaattaaagttataatttttaatttaattaataattttttatttaaatattgtatgtaaatttttaaaataaaaaataatatatatatatatatatattgaagatTATTACATATTTTTATAATTCATAATATATGGATATATGAACACGTGAATGAATAAAAAtatctttaaaaatataaataatataaatcttaatattggtaaaataatataaatcaaaataaatttttattatataattaataattaaattaaaacataaaaataaaaaataattattttaatttaatttgtatatattttgatttaatcattaattatataataaagttttattttttaatttatattaattattctaCAAATGAAGATTGAAGGATCACAAGTTTGACGACCTCGCACTCAATTGTAATAATgtgattatttaatatttattttagctAGTATGGCATAGGGATAATAGCCATTCACAATTTTGGATTTAGGCATTTTACGTATATCATATAGGTTATATAGAAATAGGaactttatataaaattattataattttaaaagataTTTTATTTTTGTCACTAATTCGTGTATGTGTATATTCTATTtctgacaatatatatatatatatatatatatatatatatatatatatatatatatatatatatatatatatatatatatatatatatatatatatatatatcatgaagTCAAAACATAAGAATGAGATTTAGAGTcttgtatatttattttttttttaaatttataatatatcgagtttagacaaaaattatatttatttaaagacAAGGGTAATttataatatgaaaattttaaagctTAAATATAGAAGCGGATGTTCATACTTTCAACTATGGATATGACTCATCCTATCATTTCTTTGTTTAAATAGGATTGAAATTAATtactcaaataaaaaaaaagaaaaaaaattaaatttatgtgtGAATTTACATAATCTACTGTCAATTCAAGGTTCTATCATAATTTCAACGGTTGCAaaagcaaaaataaaaaaataaaaaaataaatttgagaaTTGAGAGTCTCAAATTAATCATCTAACGCTCTTTTCTTACAATGTTGCAATGCTAACACCGACATCTTTTTGTCACAAAAATCAGGTGAAGCAAGAAGATCACCAATAGCGCCCAACTCTGGATATTTAACCCATTCCATCATTTCCTGCTCAAATTGAGTAGCACCCGATTTCTTTCCCACCATAACAAAGTCATGCTTGTTCTTCAAAGAATGAATCACCTTCAGCATTTGTAAGCTATTGTTTACTACCTCCTCACGAATGACAACTCGATTATTGTTAACATTTTTCTCCAAAAATTCGTTAACCAAAAGATCATCCAACTGGctctcaataatttttatgccctTGTGATCATTTGTGGAGTACTTAATTCTCAACATGGTGATGTTCACATTAGGATTTGCTGACATCCTTGTTGCAAGTGCTAAGGCCTCGCGATCATCAACACCGCCAACGAAGAACACAGCAACTTTGCAAGAGAAGTTATCTAATAACTTGATTTGACAACGCAATCCTCTGTCTAATAAGATTCCAACGGTGCAAGGAGCATGTTCTTGAAGCTGAACATTAAAATCTTGGATTAGGGTTTGTTGTACAACGTAATCTGTAGGCATTTGTTTTTCATGGAAAGGAACAATAATGAAAGGAACATGTCTATCCTCGGCAAGATTGCAGACAAAGTTGTGCATGGTCCTGAATGGAGCAACCATACTGAATGGTTGTATTGTCACATGACCGAGCGTGTTGTTGGCGTAATTTATAAAAGCATGCATAATCCTAGAGGAGGAAGACGACGAACTATTATGTCCTAAATCCTTGTCATCACTCTTGTAAGGCATTAATATTGGAGCAGTTCGACCAACAAGCTCGATCACATGGATCACATATGCACATAAAGGACTAATAGCTGCTTTCGGGTTAACTGCTTCCAGTAAAGCAAGCATGCCAGGGACATTATCTTCTTCATAAATGCATGTAATAGCACGTAATTCCGCTTCTTGAGGGGTTGATTGGAGTGCTCTTGTGCATTTTGTTTTAGAATATGGTCCAGCGAGTCTAGCACGAGGGTTATAAAAGATATGTATCACAGGGTAAAAGGCAGCAATGAAAACAAGGTTGAATAGCACTAAGACAGTAAAACACTGCTTGCCCAAAATCTGCATATAAAAAacaagttaattaaagcatgcttATGAAACTTATATAATTAATTAGTAAAAGAGGACAGTAAGATTCGAATTCTAAAAAATATACTTACATTCAACACTAGAAATCTCTGGAAACTGACCCAGTCCATCACACCCTTAAAGTTCAAAATAAGGGCCAAAAAAATAGCATCTTGAAATCTTATTTTGAGATATATCGAGGCCAACAAAGTCCCCAGCATCTTGGTCATAAAAATCACAGAAATAAGAAGCAATATTGCAGTTACTGAATCTATGTTCTTTAATGAATACACATCTGTTTGATACCCAATATGAACATAGAATATAGGCAGAAAAAATTCATTGATCATGAGTTCAGATTTCTCTACCAATATGGAACCGAGAGGTGGTCCGTCTGGTATGATCAACCCCATAAGGAAAGCTCCTAAAAGAAAGTCCATCCATAAATAATCGGTAACGAATGCCATGATTAATGTCCCAATAAGAATTGCTATGACAAAAAATTCATGTATTGATTTCCCCTCAGGCGTTCTATTGATAATTTCTTGTACCACTGGCCTTATAATAAAGACGGCAACAACCACGGTTCCACATACTCCAAGAAAATATGCAA includes:
- the LOC110633517 gene encoding cation/H(+) antiporter 15-like produces the protein MVCNILAGIILGPSVLGHNEAFLETFFPENEMLIFNIISRLGTAYLIFLISVKTNTDMLLKSTRKIWTLGVSSYLAPLLVSVIFGLLMRQQFNNCVNESKMLFVSASLSVTYFPVVAQFIEELDLLTTEFGLLTLSSSMLIQMMSISTFIIGVTSTRETYMMSFAYFLGVCGTVVVAVFIIRPVVQEIINRTPEGKSIHEFFVIAILIGTLIMAFVTDYLWMDFLLGAFLMGLIIPDGPPLGSILVEKSELMINEFFLPIFYVHIGYQTDVYSLKNIDSVTAILLLISVIFMTKMLGTLLASIYLKIRFQDAIFLALILNFKGVMDWVSFQRFLVLNILGKQCFTVLVLFNLVFIAAFYPVIHIFYNPRARLAGPYSKTKCTRALQSTPQEAELRAITCIYEEDNVPGMLALLEAVNPKAAISPLCAYVIHVIELVGRTAPILMPYKSDDKDLGHNSSSSSSSRIMHAFINYANNTLGHVTIQPFSMVAPFRTMHNFVCNLAEDRHVPFIIVPFHEKQMPTDYVVQQTLIQDFNVQLQEHAPCTVGILLDRGLRCQIKLLDNFSCKVAVFFVGGVDDREALALATRMSANPNVNITMLRIKYSTNDHKGIKIIESQLDDLLVNEFLEKNVNNNRVVIREEVVNNSLQMLKVIHSLKNKHDFVMVGKKSGATQFEQEMMEWVKYPELGAIGDLLASPDFCDKKMSVLALQHCKKRALDD